Within Chloroflexota bacterium, the genomic segment CCGGGCACGGTTGTTGAGACGGGCGTCCGACCCGCAGCGAGCGACCCGCCCGATGCCGCGTCGGCCCCGGTTTCGGGCGGGTCGGACGCAACGGTGGAGGCGCGATCGGATGCACCGATTGGCGCGAATCCATTGGGCGATGGAGGCGGAGATACCGAGAGGACGCAGTCGAACCAAACGCCCATCGACTCAGTGGCAACGCGAATCGCAGAGGTGCGCCAGGGGATCGCCCCAAGAGCGGGGCGGCCATCAGTCCACCTAGCCCTCGAGATCACCCACACGACGTGTTCGATTGTCGCCGGCACGGTGACGGCGCAGGGCGAGCCAGTCCGCGGATACGCGTTAAAGGGGACCTACGTCAGTCCCAACGGGGTGACTCGGTCTCTCGGCGGGGAGATCAACGTGGTTGGTCCGCAGTTCCGTCTCGATGTTCCTCTCAGGCGCGGGACGGCTGAGGTTCAGATCGTCGCGTCGAAGGCGGGATTCCTCGACTCGGCACCAGCCCATGCCACGTTGACCTGCTGAGCGGCGTGTGGATGGACATGTCGCTCACTCGTTACCGCGGGCCGCGTCGCCAGAACGCGATTCCCCGCTTGGCGGTCGGTGGTGGGGGCGCCAGCGTTCGGCCGGCGACGACCTCGACCAGCCGAATGAGGTCGCGCGCAAATTGGTGATCGGGTTCCTGGTCCTGATAGAGCACGGGCATGCCGCGATTGGCCGCGTCGACAACCAGGCGCCCGGCGCTGGGGAGCGACACGGCGGCCGGCACGTGCAGGTGCTGTTCGACGAGATCGGTGCTCACGCCAGTATCCGCGCGGTTGACGACGAGCACGATCTTGGTCAGATACCCGACTCGCTCCGCAATGTCGAGGAATCTCCGGGTGTTGTGGAGTGCGCTCACGTCCGAGGTGGCGACCAGAACGATCTCGTCCGCCGAATCCATCAGATCCAGGGTGAGCTCGCTGAGGCTGGGCGCCGTGTCGACAACGACGAAGTCGAAGAGTGTCGTGTAGCGGGCAATCGCCTTGACGGCAAGGGCCATATCGAGCTGTTCGACCAAGGCGGGATCGTCCGGTCGCATCAGCACGGACACCCCCGACTTATGGGCCGCCGGCACTTTCCTCAGCTCCCATTCGTCGAACTCTTGCCCCGTCCACGTGTCTACGGCCCGAAAAATCGTCGCCGTGGGCTTGAGGTCCATGAGAACGCCGATATCGCCGTACCAGAGGTCGGCATCCACGAGTAAGGTTCGCGGTTGGCCGGTGCGAGCAAGGCCGACAGCCAAATTCGTGGCCACGGTGCTGGCGCCGACACCCCCTTTGGCGTGAGCGACGACGATGAGCCGGCCGGGCGCGCCGTTGGCCTGCGACGCGGCGTGCCGGAAAGCGTCACTTTTCGGCTGGTAACCGCTGCGAATCATCAAGGCTTTGACCAGTACGGCCAGCTCGTCTGATTCGATCGGCTTCGTTGCGCATTCATCGCGCGCGCCAAGAATTGAGTCGCCCCGCACCTGTTCGGCTTCGCCCGGCGGGACGAGCACGAGCGTCGGCACCGACCCTGCGCGCAAGGCCTGCCGGATGTCGGGAAGCACTTCCTCCGAGATGCTCGCGTCCAGGACTGCAACCCAATGCGGGTATTGTCCGAGTGCGAGCTTAAGCGCCCCGGCCGAATCCACGACATCGGTATCGATGCCGTCCATCGTCAATGAAGAGGCATATCCACGAATCATTGGGTCGTTGGAGATGAGGATGAGTCGTGCATGTGGGCGGGATCGCGCTTTCACTTCAGTCTGTTCCGCAAGGCTTGCAACCATCGTGACGTCTGGACCTTCCTCACAGCGTTGGGCGAGCTGTGTGCATGGGCCGCGTAATACATTTGTATGCCAACAACTCCCGCTACGGGTGCGGATTTACGCAAATCGTAACGATACGTGGCAGGAATAGTAACAGAATTGTCATGCGCCCCTATCGCGCAAGCGACGGGCCACTGGCCTGCCGCAGGCCCGAATCCGTGGCAGCGACGGATGGGAAGCCGGGCCATGCGCAGACGACGTCGGACGTGCCGCCGACTCCGGATTCGGTGAGGCTCGCGATCACAAAGCAGCTTGGTCCGCCCATCTGGGTCG encodes:
- a CDS encoding AAA family ATPase produces the protein MDGIDTDVVDSAGALKLALGQYPHWVAVLDASISEEVLPDIRQALRAGSVPTLVLVPPGEAEQVRGDSILGARDECATKPIESDELAVLVKALMIRSGYQPKSDAFRHAASQANGAPGRLIVVAHAKGGVGASTVATNLAVGLARTGQPRTLLVDADLWYGDIGVLMDLKPTATIFRAVDTWTGQEFDEWELRKVPAAHKSGVSVLMRPDDPALVEQLDMALAVKAIARYTTLFDFVVVDTAPSLSELTLDLMDSADEIVLVATSDVSALHNTRRFLDIAERVGYLTKIVLVVNRADTGVSTDLVEQHLHVPAAVSLPSAGRLVVDAANRGMPVLYQDQEPDHQFARDLIRLVEVVAGRTLAPPPPTAKRGIAFWRRGPR